A part of Rhodamnia argentea isolate NSW1041297 chromosome 8, ASM2092103v1, whole genome shotgun sequence genomic DNA contains:
- the LOC125316296 gene encoding uncharacterized protein LOC125316296 → MSQLVEQFLKLKPARFDGAGDPEMAPRWIEKLEKAFEVLGCIDEEKVILVAYQLECTADDWWKATRGGVFPEGTTLNWTTFIAAFFEKYFSETAQERKLVEFQRLHRNQPMIDQYEAEFARLLRYAPRMVENPINKARRFQDGLRPDLRSRMIALNLRTYNEMYERGQMIERDMKERAAASGLRFTPVRDNRQFGKRQMGSNRCFVPPVRKNIGRPAHQSNWNCHLCGRRHGSGPCPSQTDACFKCGRLGHQARNYPIQAPGLRFKGNDPSMDRQRELLCRITRIGRQLKDESMLWHVSGRKMRPAWSQVRGCQAYLAAVVDPIIEETKLEDIAVVREFPDVFPQELPRLPLEREIEFVIELAPGTEPISKAPYRMSLSELKELKVQMEELVDKGFTRPSASPWGAPVLFVRKKDGSMRLCIDYKQLNQVTVKNKYPLPRIDDLFDQLRGATVFSKINLRTGYNQSRIKKEDIPKSAFRIRYGHYEFTIIPFGLTNTPAAFMDPMHRVFKVY, encoded by the exons ATGAGTCAGTTAGTAGAGCAATTCCTGAAGCTGAAGCCAGCTCGGTTTGATGGTGCTGGAGATCCGGAGATGGCACCTCGATGGATCGAGAAGTTAGAAAAAGCTTTCGAAGTTTTGGGGTGCATAGATGAGGAAAAGGTGATCTTAGTGGCTTACCAACTAGAATGTACTGCCGATGATTGGTGGAAAGCCACCAGAGGAGGAGTTTTCCCTGAAGGTACTACCCTTAATTGGACTACCTTCATTGCGGCTTTTTTCGAGAAGTATTTCTCGGAGACTGCTCAGGAGCGGAAGCTGGTAGAATTTCAACGGCTTCATCGGAACCAACCGATGATCGACCAATATGAAGCGGAGTTCGCTAGGTTGTTAAGGTACGCGCCGAGGATGGTGGAGAATCCGATAAATAAGGCAAGGAGGTTTCAAGATGGATTGAGGCCTGACCTTCGCAGCCGGATGATAGCTTTGAACTTGAGGACCTATAATGAGATGTATGAACGAGGTCAGATGATCGAGAGAGACATGAAGGAAAGGGCTGCCGCATCCGGATTGCGGTTTACCCCGGTTAGGGACAATCGTCAATTTGGCAAGAGGCAAATGGGAAGCAATAGATGTTTTGTCCCTCCAgttaggaaaaatattggaaGGCCCGCCCATCAGTCCAACTGGAATTGCCACTTATGTGGAAGGAGGCATGGAAGCGGGCCTTGCCCGAGTCAGACGGACGCGTGCTTTAAGTGTGGCCGACTAGGCCATCAGGCGAGGAACTACCCGATTCAAGCTCCAGGCCTCCGTTTCAAGGGCAACGACCCTAGTATGGACCGCCAGCGGGAGCTGCTCTGCAGAATAACCCGAATAGGCCGCCAGCTTAAGGACGAGTCTATGCTGTGGCACGTAAGCGGGCGGAAAATGCGCCCGGCATGGTCACAGGTACG AGGATGCCAAGCTTACCTGGCTGCAGTGGTGGACCCGATAATCGAAGAGACGAAGTTGGAAGATATAGCAGTGGTGCGCgaatttcccgatgtctttccccAGGAATTGCCGAGATTACCactagaaagagaaatagagttcgtaATCGAGTTAGCTCCTGGAACGGAACCGATCTCGAAAGCACCATATCGGATGTCCTTGTCGGAATTGAAGGAGCTGAAGGTTCAGATGGAAGAGTTAGTGGACAAAGGCTTCACTCGTCCAAGTGCGTCTCCGTGGGGAGCGCCGGTATTATTTGTAAGAAAGAAGGACGGGTCTATGCGTTTGTGCATTGACTACAAGCAACTGAACCAGGTCACcgttaagaacaagtatccgttGCCGAGGATAGACGACTTGTTCGATCAGCTGCGAGGGGCAACCGTATTCTCCAAGATAAACCTAAGGACAGGTTATAACCAGTCGAGAATTAAGAAAGAGGATATACCAAAGTCTGCCTTTCGGATAAGATACGGGCATTACGAGTTTACAATCATACCATTTGGATTAACGAACACCccagctgcttttatggatccgaTGCACCGAGTATTCAAAGTGTATTAG